The Pigmentiphaga aceris DNA segment TTGGTCAGCACATTCAGCACGTCTTCGCCTTGCGTCAGGCGGAAACCGCCATCAACGGCTTCGAACAATGCTTCGCCAATGGCCTCGTCGCGAGCCAGCAGCTCGTAACGTTGCGAGGACGGACGCGCAGCGCGCGATGTCGTCTCGCCTTCGGCCGTGGTGTCTATGCGCAGGCGAAAAACACCCGGCGCGTGCGCTTCGACCAGTACCGACCAGTCCTGGTCAGTCGTGAATTGAATGCTCGGCCCGTTGGTGGCACGCTCGGTCAATGACACAAAACGCGTGTAGCGGGAAGAGTCGAATTGAAATGGCACAGGTTCCCTCGATCGCATCCAGCATATTGACGTGAAATCCAGTTCGCCCTACAAAGACCTCTGCAAGCGTCATACGCCCTGATATGTCGACACAGCTAATGCATATGTCGATTGTCCTGAATTCGGACAGGCCGCAAGACTACCCATCACCCGCGATTTGAACCGGGGCGATTGGCGAACACAGCGCAGATGGCCGAAGGCCACCGCCGCGAATGGCCCGAGGCCACCCACATTTACCGTCAAAACCGCTATTTTGACGGATTCGGTGGATCAAAGAAACCGCTTAGCCCATCGGAAACCCCTTAGATCGCGTTCTTCTGGCGATTTAATGCGGATTTTTGGAAGAAATATCGTGCATTGACCGTCCAGCGGGACAGGTTTCGCGATTTTTTGGCGGGTCAGGACAATTTGCAGCGGCTGCGGTTACATCGGCGCAATGGTCGCCAGCAAGCTTCGCTCCAGCGGCACCGGTTCACCGGCCAACTGGGTGGCAATCAGCTCACCAGCCAGCGCCGACCAGCTCAGCCCGCGCGACGCATAGGCCGTGGCCAGCCACACGCCGGGTGCACTTGGCAAGGCTCCGATAACCGGCAGTCGGGTGGGCAACACCGCGCGCCAGCCGGCCCAGTCATCCAGCGCGGCACCGTCAATGGTTGCTAAATCCAGCCCGGGTAAAAGCCCGGCCAGCTTGGCCAGCACCGTGTCGCGCCCGGAATCGGTGATGCGCGGTGCGTCCGCGTCGTAGACATAGGTGCTGCCGACCACGCACCTTCCGTCGATGGCAGGCAACAGGTAGCCCTCGCCCGCCACCACACAGCGGGGATCGATGCCAGCCGCCGGCACCCGGGCAATTTGCCCGGACACCGCCCGCATGCCATCCAGACTGGAGGTAGCCAAGCCGCTGCGTGCCAGCAGACCGGGCACATCCACACTGGCGGCCACCACCACGGCTTCGGCACGGGCCAAGGTCTGGCCGGCTGCGTCCAGCGCCAGCCAGACTTCGCCACCCGGCACATCGGCCGGTGTGCGCATCAGGCGATCGACCGATGCCTGTGTGCGGGTCACGCCCGGCATATCCAGCAAGCCCCGGCAAAGCAAACCGGGCTGCACCCGCATGCCGCGTGGGAACCAGAACCCACCGCGCGCAAGCGGACGACCGGCGAATTCGCTGGCCGTCTTGCCGTCCACCGCCTGCAACCATTCAGGCGGGAAGTCCAGCGCGGCAACCGTGGCGTAGGCTTCGTCTACCTGACTGTCGCTGCGCATCTGCTGCATCGTGCCGCAAGCCAGCACGGCAGCGGCTGCCGGCGCATGAGCCAGCCAGCGTGCATGTGCGCGCAAGGTGCCGGCACGGGCCAGACGGGCGCGCGGACTGTCGTCGCGGGCAATCAAGGGGGTCAAGGCAGCGGCAACGTGGCCGGCGTGGGTATCGTCGCGGCCGGCGTCGATCACATCCACCTGCCAGCCACGCAAGGCAAGTGCGTGGGCAACGCCCGCCCCGGCGATTCCGGCGCCGATCACGATAGCCCGACGCTCGGCAAAGTCAGGCGGGGCGGGAGCCGCATTGCGTGGCACATAACGCGGCGCATACCGGCCAAGCATCATGGGCTGCGTGTCGTCGCTGCCCGGATGGTGCTCGATCTCGAAACCGGCCGTGACCAGGGTGCGACGCACGGCATCGGCCTGACACCAGGTTGCCAGCATGGCACCCGGTGCCGCGCGGCGTGCTGCCGCCCGCAACAACTCGTCGGCCCAGGGTTCGGGATTCACCGAGGG contains these protein-coding regions:
- the mnmC gene encoding FAD-dependent 5-carboxymethylaminomethyl-2-thiouridine(34) oxidoreductase MnmC, translating into MFQPLVLSVPAFDAAGSPFSPRYGEAYRAAQAGALSSRSLVAGAGLPARWRAREQFTVFDTSFGLGLNFLATWAAWRDDPARSGRLHMVAVEPHPFDRAGLAQMLAGCVPPAWRDLADQLLAHWPPMTPGMHRLDLDQGRVSLTLAVGPPRELVPQLSFRADAYYLDGFSPSVNPEPWADELLRAAARRAAPGAMLATWCQADAVRRTLVTAGFEIEHHPGSDDTQPMMLGRYAPRYVPRNAAPAPPDFAERRAIVIGAGIAGAGVAHALALRGWQVDVIDAGRDDTHAGHVAAALTPLIARDDSPRARLARAGTLRAHARWLAHAPAAAAVLACGTMQQMRSDSQVDEAYATVAALDFPPEWLQAVDGKTASEFAGRPLARGGFWFPRGMRVQPGLLCRGLLDMPGVTRTQASVDRLMRTPADVPGGEVWLALDAAGQTLARAEAVVVAASVDVPGLLARSGLATSSLDGMRAVSGQIARVPAAGIDPRCVVAGEGYLLPAIDGRCVVGSTYVYDADAPRITDSGRDTVLAKLAGLLPGLDLATIDGAALDDWAGWRAVLPTRLPVIGALPSAPGVWLATAYASRGLSWSALAGELIATQLAGEPVPLERSLLATIAPM